The Malus domestica chromosome 10, GDT2T_hap1 genome contains a region encoding:
- the LOC103410611 gene encoding probable leucine-rich repeat receptor-like serine/threonine-protein kinase At3g14840 isoform X6 has product MLKAKKKMAEFDIGILLVICFCCILTLKVEAQSQSVRLAPTEVEALKEIATQIGKQDWNFSIDPCSNDTNWATPKSDNLPLYNNTVICNCSYPDGYCHVVSIFLKGQDLAGVVPPSVAKLPYLKIVDFTRNYLSGTIPSEWASTKLEYVSITVNNLTGPIPGYLGNITTLIYMSLENNQFSGTVPPELGKLVNLNNLILNANNLTGELPVALTNLTKLTELEIQASGLQGPIPSSISGLSNLAELRISDIDGGGSEFPPLSSMTNMNSLMLRSCNLSGSIPDYISAMTTLKILDLSFNRLEGNIPDNIGTLTNLQYLYLTSNLLHGSIPDWIKSRDSHYQIDVSYNNFSVNSEPASCRETLNLFKSFTAQDNSLFGECLNSYPCPKDRYSLHINCGGTATTVGGVDFEADTDLGGPAKFVPVRPMWGISTTGHFWDANPTSNDYIANNISILGMDNSELYTNARLSPLSLTYYARCLGNGNYTVRLHFSEIIIRDNRSFYSLGRRIFDVYIQEKLVWKDFDIEEEAQGVDRVVIKELKAVQVKDKTLLIRLKWSGKGTTASPKRGTYGPLISAISMDSEFKPPQESKNKVSIIVGASVGGSVLGLIFLVLGILWWNDCFDSRTSREKALRGLDLQTGFFTFRQIKAATNNFNPKNKIGEGGFGSVYKGTLLDGTIIAVKQLSSKSKQGNREFVNEIGMISGLHHPNLVRLYGCCIESNQLLLVYEYMENNSLAHTLFGPEDGPLNMDWPTRQKICIGIARGLSFLHEESTLKIVHRDIKATNILLDRDLNPKISDFGLAKLDEEENTHISTRVAGTVGYMAPEYALWGYLTDKADVYSFGVVALEIVAGKNNMKYRPNQNFVCLVDWALVLQQKGNLMDLVDPRLGSQFSKEEAIRMVKVALLCTNPAPALRPTMSAVVRMLEGETAVHELIMDPSIYGDEMRLTAVRNQFDQIAQESSSGTQSRLRSSDSTWIGSSATAMSSDLYKVSSGSY; this is encoded by the exons TTGGGATCTTATTGGTCATCTGCTTTTGCTGCATATTAACACTCAAAGTTGAAGCTCAATCGCAATCTGTACGTCTTGCTCCCACTGAAG TGGAAGCTCTAAAAGAAATAGCTACACAAATTGGAAAACAAGACTGGAACTTCAGCATAGACCCATGCAGCAATGACACAAATTGGGCTACCCCAAAATCTGATAACTTGCCTCTCTACAATAACACTGTCATCTGCAACTGCTCCTACCCTGATGGTTATTGCCACGTTGTCAGCAT TTTTCTCAAAGGACAAGATCTTGCGGGTGTAGTTCCACCATCTGTTGCAAAATTACCCTATCTAAAAATTGT TGATTTCACCCGGAACTACCTCAGTGGTACTATACCGAGTGAATGGGCTTCTACAAAGTTGGAATATGT ATCCATTACCGTAAACAACTTAACGGGACCAATCCCTGGCTACTTGGGAAACATTACCACCCTAATATACAT GAGCTTAGAGAATAACCAGTTTTCTGGAACTGTTCCTCCTGAGCTTGGGAAATTGGTTAACTTGAATAATCT CATTCTGAATGCAAACAATCTCACAGGAGAGCTGCCGGTGGCTCTAACTAATCTGACTAAGTTAACAGAACT AGAGATCCAAGCTAGTGGTCTCCAAGGGCCCATTCCTTCTAGCATTTCTGGCTTGAGTAATTTAGCAGAGCT AAGGATCAGCGATATCGATGGAGGGGGTTCAGAATTTCCGCCCTTGAGTAGTATGACAAACATGAATAGTTT AATGTTGAGGAGCTGCAACTTATCCGGAAGTATCCCTGATTATATATCAGCCATGACAACACTGAAAATATT AGATCTGAGCTTCAACAGGCTGGAGGGGAACATTCCTGATAATATTGGAACTCTGACAAACCTGCAGTACTT GTATCTCACAAGTAACTTGCTCCACGGGTCTATTCCGGACTGGATCAAGAGCAGAGATAGTCATTA CCAGATAGATGTTTCTTACAATAATTTTTCTGTGAATTCTGAGCCTGCTTCGTGTAGAGAGACCCT GAACTTGTTCAAAAGCTTTACAGCACAAGACAACTC ATTATTTGGAGAGTGTCTGAATAGCTATCCATGTCCTAAAG ATCGATATTCATTACACATAAATTGTGGTGGAACGGCAACCACTGTTGGAGGAGTTGACTTTGAAGCGGATACAGACTTGGGAGGTCCAGCAAAGTTCGTTCCAGTGAGACCTATGTGGGGAATCAGTACCACCGGACATTTCTGGGATGCTAACCCCACCTCTAATGACTACATTGCAAATAACATATCGATACTTGGAATGGACAACTCTGAGTTGTACACAAATGCACGCCTATCGCCTCTTTCTCTCACTTATTATGCACGCTGCCTCGGAAATGGAAATTATACTGTGAGACTTCACTTTTCGGAGATAATAATCAGAGACAACAGATCTTTCTATAGTCTTGGAAGACGGATATTTGATGTGTATATTCAG GAGAAACTAGTATGGAAGGATTTTGACATCGAAGAGGAAGCACAAGGGGTTGATAGGGTAGTCATTAAGGAACTTAAAGCAGTTCAGGTTAAGGATAAAACTTTATTGATCCGGCTTAAGTGGTCTGGGAAAGGGACAACAGCTTCCCCAAAGAGAGGAACTTATGGTCCTCTTATATCAGCTATCTCCATGGACTCTG AATTCAAGCCTCCTCAAGaaagcaaaaacaaagtaaGTATTATTGTTGGAGCATCAGTTGGAGGTTCAGTTTTGGGCctcattttcttggttttaggcATTCTTTGGTGGAATGACTGTTTCGATAGCAGGACGTCAAGGGAAAAAG CTTTGAGAGGACTGGATCTGCAAACTGGTTTTTTCACCTTTAGACAAATCAAAGCTGCCACTAACAACTTCAATCCTAAAAACAAAATTGGGGAAGGCGGTTTTGGGTCTGTCTACAAG GGTACATTGTTGGATGGAACTATAATCGCGGTTAAGCAACTATCTTCAAAATCAAAGCAAGGAAATCGTGAGTTTGtcaatgaaataggcatgataTCTGGTTTACATCATCCAAATCTTGTCAGATTGTATGGATGTTGTATCGAATCAAATCAGTTACTGTTAGTGTATGAATACATGGAAAACAATAGCCTTGCACATACGTTGTTCG GTCCAGAGGATGGTCCATTAAATATGGATTGGCCTACAAGGCAGAAAATATGCATAGGCATAGCAAGAGGTTTGTCCTTTTTGCATGAGGAATCAACGCTAAAGATTGTGCATAGAGACATCAAAGCGACAAATATCTTACTAGACCGAGACCTTAACCCTAAGATCTCCGACTTTGGTTTGGCCAAGCTCGATGAAGAGGAGAACACCCACATTAGCACTAGAGTGGCCGGAACTGT AGGATACATGGCGCCGGAATATGCACTATGGGGTTACTTAACCGACAAAGCAGATGTGTACAGCTTCGGCGTTGTTGCGTTGGAGATTGTTGCTGGAAAGAACAACATGAAGTATAGACCAAATCAGAATTTTGTATGCCTTGTGGATTGG GCCCTTGTCTTGcaacaaaaaggaaatttaATGGACCTGGTGGATCCTAGGTTGGGGTCCCAATTCAGCAAGGAAGAGGCGATTCGAATGGTGAAGGTGGCGCTGCTATGCACCAATCCGGCGCCCGCTTTGAGGCCTACAATGTCTGCAGTTGTGAGAATGCTTGAAGGGGAGACTGCTGTGCATGAATTGATCATGGATCCGAGTATATACGGCGACGAAATGAGGCTAACGGCCGTGAGAAACCAGTTTGATCAGATTGCACAAGAGAGCTCAAGTGGAACTCAGAGCCGCCTTCGTTCTTCTGATTCAACATGGATTGGTTCTTCTGCTACCGCTATGTCTTCTGATCTCTACAAAGTTAGTTCCGGTTCTTATTAA
- the LOC103410611 gene encoding probable leucine-rich repeat receptor-like serine/threonine-protein kinase At3g14840 isoform X4, giving the protein MLKAKKKMAEFDIGILLVICFCCILTLKVEAQSQSVRLAPTEVEALKEIATQIGKQDWNFSIDPCSNDTNWATPKSDNLPLYNNTVICNCSYPDGYCHVVSIFLKGQDLAGVVPPSVAKLPYLKIVDFTRNYLSGTIPSEWASTKLEYVSITVNNLTGPIPGYLGNITTLIYMSLENNQFSGTVPPELGKLVNLNNLILNANNLTGELPVALTNLTKLTELEIQASGLQGPIPSSISGLSNLAELRRISDIDGGGSEFPPLSSMTNMNSLMLRSCNLSGSIPDYISAMTTLKILDLSFNRLEGNIPDNIGTLTNLQYLYLTSNLLHGSIPDWIKSRDSHYQIDVSYNNFSVNSEPASCRETLNLFKSFTAQDNSLFGECLNSYPCPKDRYSLHINCGGTATTVGGVDFEADTDLGGPAKFVPVRPMWGISTTGHFWDANPTSNDYIANNISILGMDNSELYTNARLSPLSLTYYARCLGNGNYTVRLHFSEIIIRDNRSFYSLGRRIFDVYIQEKLVWKDFDIEEEAQGVDRVVIKELKAVQVKDKTLLIRLKWSGKGTTASPKRGTYGPLISAISMDSEFKPPQESKNKVSIIVGASVGGSVLGLIFLVLGILWWNDCFDSRTSREKALRGLDLQTGFFTFRQIKAATNNFNPKNKIGEGGFGSVYKGTLLDGTIIAVKQLSSKSKQGNREFVNEIGMISGLHHPNLVRLYGCCIESNQLLLVYEYMENNSLAHTLFGPEDGPLNMDWPTRQKICIGIARGLSFLHEESTLKIVHRDIKATNILLDRDLNPKISDFGLAKLDEEENTHISTRVAGTVGYMAPEYALWGYLTDKADVYSFGVVALEIVAGKNNMKYRPNQNFVCLVDWALVLQQKGNLMDLVDPRLGSQFSKEEAIRMVKVALLCTNPAPALRPTMSAVVRMLEGETAVHELIMDPSIYGDEMRLTAVRNQFDQIAQESSSGTQSRLRSSDSTWIGSSATAMSSDLYKVSSGSY; this is encoded by the exons TTGGGATCTTATTGGTCATCTGCTTTTGCTGCATATTAACACTCAAAGTTGAAGCTCAATCGCAATCTGTACGTCTTGCTCCCACTGAAG TGGAAGCTCTAAAAGAAATAGCTACACAAATTGGAAAACAAGACTGGAACTTCAGCATAGACCCATGCAGCAATGACACAAATTGGGCTACCCCAAAATCTGATAACTTGCCTCTCTACAATAACACTGTCATCTGCAACTGCTCCTACCCTGATGGTTATTGCCACGTTGTCAGCAT TTTTCTCAAAGGACAAGATCTTGCGGGTGTAGTTCCACCATCTGTTGCAAAATTACCCTATCTAAAAATTGT TGATTTCACCCGGAACTACCTCAGTGGTACTATACCGAGTGAATGGGCTTCTACAAAGTTGGAATATGT ATCCATTACCGTAAACAACTTAACGGGACCAATCCCTGGCTACTTGGGAAACATTACCACCCTAATATACAT GAGCTTAGAGAATAACCAGTTTTCTGGAACTGTTCCTCCTGAGCTTGGGAAATTGGTTAACTTGAATAATCT CATTCTGAATGCAAACAATCTCACAGGAGAGCTGCCGGTGGCTCTAACTAATCTGACTAAGTTAACAGAACT AGAGATCCAAGCTAGTGGTCTCCAAGGGCCCATTCCTTCTAGCATTTCTGGCTTGAGTAATTTAGCAGAGCT CAGAAGGATCAGCGATATCGATGGAGGGGGTTCAGAATTTCCGCCCTTGAGTAGTATGACAAACATGAATAGTTT AATGTTGAGGAGCTGCAACTTATCCGGAAGTATCCCTGATTATATATCAGCCATGACAACACTGAAAATATT AGATCTGAGCTTCAACAGGCTGGAGGGGAACATTCCTGATAATATTGGAACTCTGACAAACCTGCAGTACTT GTATCTCACAAGTAACTTGCTCCACGGGTCTATTCCGGACTGGATCAAGAGCAGAGATAGTCATTA CCAGATAGATGTTTCTTACAATAATTTTTCTGTGAATTCTGAGCCTGCTTCGTGTAGAGAGACCCT GAACTTGTTCAAAAGCTTTACAGCACAAGACAACTC ATTATTTGGAGAGTGTCTGAATAGCTATCCATGTCCTAAAG ATCGATATTCATTACACATAAATTGTGGTGGAACGGCAACCACTGTTGGAGGAGTTGACTTTGAAGCGGATACAGACTTGGGAGGTCCAGCAAAGTTCGTTCCAGTGAGACCTATGTGGGGAATCAGTACCACCGGACATTTCTGGGATGCTAACCCCACCTCTAATGACTACATTGCAAATAACATATCGATACTTGGAATGGACAACTCTGAGTTGTACACAAATGCACGCCTATCGCCTCTTTCTCTCACTTATTATGCACGCTGCCTCGGAAATGGAAATTATACTGTGAGACTTCACTTTTCGGAGATAATAATCAGAGACAACAGATCTTTCTATAGTCTTGGAAGACGGATATTTGATGTGTATATTCAG GAGAAACTAGTATGGAAGGATTTTGACATCGAAGAGGAAGCACAAGGGGTTGATAGGGTAGTCATTAAGGAACTTAAAGCAGTTCAGGTTAAGGATAAAACTTTATTGATCCGGCTTAAGTGGTCTGGGAAAGGGACAACAGCTTCCCCAAAGAGAGGAACTTATGGTCCTCTTATATCAGCTATCTCCATGGACTCTG AATTCAAGCCTCCTCAAGaaagcaaaaacaaagtaaGTATTATTGTTGGAGCATCAGTTGGAGGTTCAGTTTTGGGCctcattttcttggttttaggcATTCTTTGGTGGAATGACTGTTTCGATAGCAGGACGTCAAGGGAAAAAG CTTTGAGAGGACTGGATCTGCAAACTGGTTTTTTCACCTTTAGACAAATCAAAGCTGCCACTAACAACTTCAATCCTAAAAACAAAATTGGGGAAGGCGGTTTTGGGTCTGTCTACAAG GGTACATTGTTGGATGGAACTATAATCGCGGTTAAGCAACTATCTTCAAAATCAAAGCAAGGAAATCGTGAGTTTGtcaatgaaataggcatgataTCTGGTTTACATCATCCAAATCTTGTCAGATTGTATGGATGTTGTATCGAATCAAATCAGTTACTGTTAGTGTATGAATACATGGAAAACAATAGCCTTGCACATACGTTGTTCG GTCCAGAGGATGGTCCATTAAATATGGATTGGCCTACAAGGCAGAAAATATGCATAGGCATAGCAAGAGGTTTGTCCTTTTTGCATGAGGAATCAACGCTAAAGATTGTGCATAGAGACATCAAAGCGACAAATATCTTACTAGACCGAGACCTTAACCCTAAGATCTCCGACTTTGGTTTGGCCAAGCTCGATGAAGAGGAGAACACCCACATTAGCACTAGAGTGGCCGGAACTGT AGGATACATGGCGCCGGAATATGCACTATGGGGTTACTTAACCGACAAAGCAGATGTGTACAGCTTCGGCGTTGTTGCGTTGGAGATTGTTGCTGGAAAGAACAACATGAAGTATAGACCAAATCAGAATTTTGTATGCCTTGTGGATTGG GCCCTTGTCTTGcaacaaaaaggaaatttaATGGACCTGGTGGATCCTAGGTTGGGGTCCCAATTCAGCAAGGAAGAGGCGATTCGAATGGTGAAGGTGGCGCTGCTATGCACCAATCCGGCGCCCGCTTTGAGGCCTACAATGTCTGCAGTTGTGAGAATGCTTGAAGGGGAGACTGCTGTGCATGAATTGATCATGGATCCGAGTATATACGGCGACGAAATGAGGCTAACGGCCGTGAGAAACCAGTTTGATCAGATTGCACAAGAGAGCTCAAGTGGAACTCAGAGCCGCCTTCGTTCTTCTGATTCAACATGGATTGGTTCTTCTGCTACCGCTATGTCTTCTGATCTCTACAAAGTTAGTTCCGGTTCTTATTAA
- the LOC103410611 gene encoding probable leucine-rich repeat receptor-like serine/threonine-protein kinase At3g14840 isoform X3, which translates to MLKAKKKMAEFDIGILLVICFCCILTLKVEAQSQSVRLAPTEVEALKEIATQIGKQDWNFSIDPCSNDTNWATPKSDNLPLYNNTVICNCSYPDGYCHVVSIFLKGQDLAGVVPPSVAKLPYLKIVDFTRNYLSGTIPSEWASTKLEYVSITVNNLTGPIPGYLGNITTLIYMSLENNQFSGTVPPELGKLVNLNNLILNANNLTGELPVALTNLTKLTELRISMNNFTGRIPNFIQSWKQLKKLEIQASGLQGPIPSSISGLSNLAELRRISDIDGGGSEFPPLSSMTNMNSLDLSFNRLEGNIPDNIGTLTNLQYLYLTSNLLHGSIPDWIKSRDSHYQIDVSYNNFSVNSEPASCRETLNLFKSFTAQDNSLFGECLNSYPCPKDRYSLHINCGGTATTVGGVDFEADTDLGGPAKFVPVRPMWGISTTGHFWDANPTSNDYIANNISILGMDNSELYTNARLSPLSLTYYARCLGNGNYTVRLHFSEIIIRDNRSFYSLGRRIFDVYIQEKLVWKDFDIEEEAQGVDRVVIKELKAVQVKDKTLLIRLKWSGKGTTASPKRGTYGPLISAISMDSEFKPPQESKNKVSIIVGASVGGSVLGLIFLVLGILWWNDCFDSRTSREKALRGLDLQTGFFTFRQIKAATNNFNPKNKIGEGGFGSVYKGTLLDGTIIAVKQLSSKSKQGNREFVNEIGMISGLHHPNLVRLYGCCIESNQLLLVYEYMENNSLAHTLFGPEDGPLNMDWPTRQKICIGIARGLSFLHEESTLKIVHRDIKATNILLDRDLNPKISDFGLAKLDEEENTHISTRVAGTVGYMAPEYALWGYLTDKADVYSFGVVALEIVAGKNNMKYRPNQNFVCLVDWALVLQQKGNLMDLVDPRLGSQFSKEEAIRMVKVALLCTNPAPALRPTMSAVVRMLEGETAVHELIMDPSIYGDEMRLTAVRNQFDQIAQESSSGTQSRLRSSDSTWIGSSATAMSSDLYKVSSGSY; encoded by the exons TTGGGATCTTATTGGTCATCTGCTTTTGCTGCATATTAACACTCAAAGTTGAAGCTCAATCGCAATCTGTACGTCTTGCTCCCACTGAAG TGGAAGCTCTAAAAGAAATAGCTACACAAATTGGAAAACAAGACTGGAACTTCAGCATAGACCCATGCAGCAATGACACAAATTGGGCTACCCCAAAATCTGATAACTTGCCTCTCTACAATAACACTGTCATCTGCAACTGCTCCTACCCTGATGGTTATTGCCACGTTGTCAGCAT TTTTCTCAAAGGACAAGATCTTGCGGGTGTAGTTCCACCATCTGTTGCAAAATTACCCTATCTAAAAATTGT TGATTTCACCCGGAACTACCTCAGTGGTACTATACCGAGTGAATGGGCTTCTACAAAGTTGGAATATGT ATCCATTACCGTAAACAACTTAACGGGACCAATCCCTGGCTACTTGGGAAACATTACCACCCTAATATACAT GAGCTTAGAGAATAACCAGTTTTCTGGAACTGTTCCTCCTGAGCTTGGGAAATTGGTTAACTTGAATAATCT CATTCTGAATGCAAACAATCTCACAGGAGAGCTGCCGGTGGCTCTAACTAATCTGACTAAGTTAACAGAACT TAGGATTAGCATGAATAACTTCACTGGAAGAATACCAAATTTTATTCAAAGCTGGAAGCAACTTAAGAAACT AGAGATCCAAGCTAGTGGTCTCCAAGGGCCCATTCCTTCTAGCATTTCTGGCTTGAGTAATTTAGCAGAGCT CAGAAGGATCAGCGATATCGATGGAGGGGGTTCAGAATTTCCGCCCTTGAGTAGTATGACAAACATGAATAGTTT AGATCTGAGCTTCAACAGGCTGGAGGGGAACATTCCTGATAATATTGGAACTCTGACAAACCTGCAGTACTT GTATCTCACAAGTAACTTGCTCCACGGGTCTATTCCGGACTGGATCAAGAGCAGAGATAGTCATTA CCAGATAGATGTTTCTTACAATAATTTTTCTGTGAATTCTGAGCCTGCTTCGTGTAGAGAGACCCT GAACTTGTTCAAAAGCTTTACAGCACAAGACAACTC ATTATTTGGAGAGTGTCTGAATAGCTATCCATGTCCTAAAG ATCGATATTCATTACACATAAATTGTGGTGGAACGGCAACCACTGTTGGAGGAGTTGACTTTGAAGCGGATACAGACTTGGGAGGTCCAGCAAAGTTCGTTCCAGTGAGACCTATGTGGGGAATCAGTACCACCGGACATTTCTGGGATGCTAACCCCACCTCTAATGACTACATTGCAAATAACATATCGATACTTGGAATGGACAACTCTGAGTTGTACACAAATGCACGCCTATCGCCTCTTTCTCTCACTTATTATGCACGCTGCCTCGGAAATGGAAATTATACTGTGAGACTTCACTTTTCGGAGATAATAATCAGAGACAACAGATCTTTCTATAGTCTTGGAAGACGGATATTTGATGTGTATATTCAG GAGAAACTAGTATGGAAGGATTTTGACATCGAAGAGGAAGCACAAGGGGTTGATAGGGTAGTCATTAAGGAACTTAAAGCAGTTCAGGTTAAGGATAAAACTTTATTGATCCGGCTTAAGTGGTCTGGGAAAGGGACAACAGCTTCCCCAAAGAGAGGAACTTATGGTCCTCTTATATCAGCTATCTCCATGGACTCTG AATTCAAGCCTCCTCAAGaaagcaaaaacaaagtaaGTATTATTGTTGGAGCATCAGTTGGAGGTTCAGTTTTGGGCctcattttcttggttttaggcATTCTTTGGTGGAATGACTGTTTCGATAGCAGGACGTCAAGGGAAAAAG CTTTGAGAGGACTGGATCTGCAAACTGGTTTTTTCACCTTTAGACAAATCAAAGCTGCCACTAACAACTTCAATCCTAAAAACAAAATTGGGGAAGGCGGTTTTGGGTCTGTCTACAAG GGTACATTGTTGGATGGAACTATAATCGCGGTTAAGCAACTATCTTCAAAATCAAAGCAAGGAAATCGTGAGTTTGtcaatgaaataggcatgataTCTGGTTTACATCATCCAAATCTTGTCAGATTGTATGGATGTTGTATCGAATCAAATCAGTTACTGTTAGTGTATGAATACATGGAAAACAATAGCCTTGCACATACGTTGTTCG GTCCAGAGGATGGTCCATTAAATATGGATTGGCCTACAAGGCAGAAAATATGCATAGGCATAGCAAGAGGTTTGTCCTTTTTGCATGAGGAATCAACGCTAAAGATTGTGCATAGAGACATCAAAGCGACAAATATCTTACTAGACCGAGACCTTAACCCTAAGATCTCCGACTTTGGTTTGGCCAAGCTCGATGAAGAGGAGAACACCCACATTAGCACTAGAGTGGCCGGAACTGT AGGATACATGGCGCCGGAATATGCACTATGGGGTTACTTAACCGACAAAGCAGATGTGTACAGCTTCGGCGTTGTTGCGTTGGAGATTGTTGCTGGAAAGAACAACATGAAGTATAGACCAAATCAGAATTTTGTATGCCTTGTGGATTGG GCCCTTGTCTTGcaacaaaaaggaaatttaATGGACCTGGTGGATCCTAGGTTGGGGTCCCAATTCAGCAAGGAAGAGGCGATTCGAATGGTGAAGGTGGCGCTGCTATGCACCAATCCGGCGCCCGCTTTGAGGCCTACAATGTCTGCAGTTGTGAGAATGCTTGAAGGGGAGACTGCTGTGCATGAATTGATCATGGATCCGAGTATATACGGCGACGAAATGAGGCTAACGGCCGTGAGAAACCAGTTTGATCAGATTGCACAAGAGAGCTCAAGTGGAACTCAGAGCCGCCTTCGTTCTTCTGATTCAACATGGATTGGTTCTTCTGCTACCGCTATGTCTTCTGATCTCTACAAAGTTAGTTCCGGTTCTTATTAA